Genomic window (Sulfurimonas sp.):
GTCTCTTGTGGAAGTGTTAAATACCACTCATAATAGGTATCATAAGATAATAAATCAGCATATTTTTCATTATAAACACTATCTTTATAATAATATGCCATAGACTTAGGAAGCGTCTTGATAAAGTAATCACTACTCTCACTCTGAGTCTGATACCCTGCTTCTTTCATACTAGATAAAATACTAGACAAAGATTCTGGAAACTGCATATATGAAGCCCCAAAGTTATTTACACCTGGAGGATAGTTATAATAAAATATAGCTATATTTTTCTCTTTGTTTTGCTTTTGTTTTAGCTTAGAGTTATTTATAGCTATTTTCATAAACATATCTAACTGATAAGATATCGGTATTGTTTTTTTCGTAATTGGGTCTAAGGCACCCACTATTAACTGATCAGTATAACCGATATGTTCGGGAATAGTATAAGTCATCGGTATCCAGCTCATAGATATACCCTGCTTATCTTTTTCCCAAACTTCTTGTGAACCCTGACGATAAATAACACCATGCATAACTTTAAGACCTATTCTTGCATAGTCTTTTCTAAGTTGTTCTTGATCCATTATCATAACCTGAAAAGAGATTATCAAATCTATAAGTTGTTTTCCATCTTTTGTAAAAAAACGCTCTCCTGCAAAATCTTCTTCACCTACTTTTGTGTAAAAAACGATAGGAGTTATACCAGCACTTGTGAGTTGTTTAATTGCTGTATCTACAATTACAGTATCGTCAGAAGATATATTTTCTTTATGTATAACAATCCCAACCATTGGACTATTTTTTTCATCATCACTTAAAGTTTTCCAGTATTCATCTAAATTTTCAAAAGTACCCTTTCCTTTATTTGGATGATATATTCCCGTATTACTCATTTTGTGAACAGGTTGAGGATTCGTTTGTGTGGAAAAATATGCTCTTGCTAAAAAAGCAGCTCCTTGAGCATAGTTATATTTACCAGCTTGAGAGAAATAATCTAATATAGTAGAAGCAAACTCTTCATCCATATTTCCAAACTTTTTATACTCTAACTTTAAAGCGATATATGGTGTTTTAGTATCTTCTAAAATATCCTCATACCTGCGTAAAAGTGAGGCAACACCGTGTTTACCATCTAGTGCATCTATGATTACTAATCTTCTGTCTTTAAAAGTTTCTCTCGCTTTATCTTCATCTAGATTAAATATAATCTCTGAAGATATACTATATGGAGCAAGTTGCTCTTTTAAAAGTTCCGCTTTTCTCTCTTGGCGATTTTTACCCATATTTGTTGATAAGATAAGAATATCACTTTTGATATTCACCCCTTCATCCGCTTGAACAAATGGCATAAATAACAAAAGTGCCAATAATAAACAGCGTATCATATTTTCATATCCTTCTCTGGAACATATACAAATGAGCCATCTTCCATCTTGTATGAAATACCAGCTTTCTTTCCATTTCCTTCACCAATATTTCCTGTTGACTTAAAAGTTTTTATCTCTTTGCCTTTTTTAACCATTATTTCCATATTTTTCTTTCCAGCATTTTTTATAACCGTCACATCCTCGCTACTAAAAGGATTCAGTGGATTTTGAGATATGATAATCAACAAAGCAGCAATCACAACTAAAAATATATCTATCAAGTTTATGACAGAATTCATCGGATTGTTATCGTCATCATCATCATTTAGTAATCTAACAGCCATTAAGTTGCCTTTGCAACTTCGATGATATGTAATTCATCTGCGTACCATCTCTTTTTAATATTACCTATCCAGTAAGTAAGTGAAGCAGCAATAAGCCCTAGCGTTACTCCAGAAAAAGCTAAAATCAAACCATCACTCATACCTTGAATATTTCCATCTGTTAAAGCTTTAAGTGCAGGTCCAAGAGGGATAAGAGTTGCGATAAGACCCATCATTGGAGCAATTCTTGAAACATTACGAACATTCTCTAGTTTTTTAAATGCAAAAAGTTCTAACTTCTCCATACTTATCTGCTTGTCAGCGTTATAGTGTCGTAAAATAGGATATGCCCCATTTGTATTTAACTGCATAATATTCTTTCTACGAGATATACCCTCATAGATAAATGAGCCTAAAGCTATAAACGAATAAACAAACATTAGTAGTATTAAAACTAGTGTTGGAGTTAAGAAGAGTTGTGAAACTGTGTACATGGTAGTATCAATCATTTGAATCCCTTTTATTAAAGCTATATTAATAATAACTATTATTATCGATATAATAGCTATTAATTAATTAATTCAGTATTAAATTGATAACGATTATCGATTGTTATATTTATTTTTGAAACTATATAGAATAGGTAAGTAATATAGATTAATTATAGTTGCGTAGATAAGTCCAAACCCAATACTAACTGCTAAAGGTTGCATTAAAAGAGATTCTCCAGATGCAAAAAATATTAATGTACTTAAACCAACTATAGTAGTAATAGAAGTAAGAAGTATGGGTCTTACTCGCAAAGAAGCATTTTGAAGTAATTCACCTATATTTTCTGATTTTTTGATCATGCTCAGCATTATAAGTGTGTCGTTAATTACAATACCTATAAGTCCAACAAATCCAAGTAAAGATGAAAAAGAGATATCCATACCCATAACTTTATGACCTATAAGCACTCCTAAAAGAGAGAGCGGAATAACACTCAGGGCGAAGAAAGAGAGTCCAAGTGAAGAGAATAACCATGTTAAAATAATTAAAATTCCAAATAAAGCGAATAATAAAGATACAAAAATATCTTTTTTTATTTGATTATTAGTTTTTTGCTCTCCTTTTATAAAAACTTCTACTCCACTGTTTTTAATCATTTTAATTGTTGGTTTGAGCTTCTTATAAAAGACTCTAGAAGAAATTTTGTCTTTATCAAAACTGGCACTAAGTGTAAATATCTTTTGTAAATCATCTTTTTTTATTGTAGTAATATCTTTAGAAAAACTTACAATAGCTATATCTTTTAAACATACATTGTAGCTTTGATTTGGTACTTCTAAAGATAAGTTATAAAGTGAGTATAAATTATCATGGTTTGAGAAATCTATTCTAAGCTCTATAAGTTCAGCATTTGTATCTACAATTTTTGAAAGTTTTTGCATCGAAATAAAATTTCTCACTTTTGAAATAATTATTTTTTGGGTAAATCCAAGACTATTTCCAAATGTATTTAATGTAATTTCTACTTTTGACTCATCATATTTCATATCATCTTTAATACTATGAACACCCTTTATCTTTTTTATAGCTTCTTGCAGACTCTCCAAGGAGTTTTTAATCATCTTATTATCTTTGTGTGAAAGAGATATCTCCACATCATTTTTTACAACACCTGTTTGAGGTATATTTATACTAAATTCTAAAAAATTCTCTTTCAGATTATGTTTTTGTATTAAAGATTCTATCTTGTGTTGAATCTCTTTTGCATATAGAGTTCTTGTTCTATTTGAGTTTTCTGGCTCTTTATATGGTGCAAATATTGGGTTTATAACTCTGTTAAAAAAATCTTCATGTTTTTTTTGTTTTAGATTGATTGTTAATGTAAAAAGATTATCACCTTTTTCATGCATGGAACGACCATCACTATTCATGCCTATTATCATAGAAATTGAAGCTACATTTTCTGAGTCCAACTCTTTGATTAAAATATTTTCCAATTCTTTTATTTCTTGAAGTGTATAGCTGATAGCACCATTTTTAACTTTGCCAATTAGATTTATAGTCATAGCATCAAACTCTGGGAATAGCTGAAACACACTTGACTTTGCCAAATTATATGTTGTAAAAAGAGTAAAAAATATAATCACAAAACCCCATATATATCGTCTTTTTATGAAAAAAGATAGTGAGCTCACATAGAGTCCACTTAGCTTATTCCACATTCTATCCCTGATTCCATTTTTTTTGTCATTTAAGAACTTAAATGACAACTCCTTATAATGAAGCGGTAAAAATATAAAACTTTCAACAAATGAGCTAATCACCAAAATAATTACAATTAGAGGGATTATTTTAATAAAAACACCTAGTCCACCAGAGAGCATCGTTAAAGGTAGAAAAGCTATGATGGTTGTAAGCATAGATGCGAAGAGAATTGGCATCATCTCATTGGTTCCGTCTATACAGGCTTGTTTAATATTTTTACCCATGTTCGAATGACGATGAATATTTTCACTCACAACAATTGCCTCATCAACCAGTATCCCCAGACTTAGTAAAACTCCTATCATAGATAAAGTATTTAAAGATCCTTCAAAAAAATCCAAACCTATCAACCCAAAAGCAAAACTAACAGGAATTCCTAGGATAACAACAATAGCAATCTTTAAAGAGATAAAAAACCAAATGGAAAAAAATAGTAAGGTCAAGCCGATTATAATATTTGAGCCAATAGTATTAAGTCTTGTTTTTATCCAAAAAGAGCTGTCACTTAGAATTTTAAAATCAATATCTTGATAGTTGTTTTGATATGTTGAGATGATTTTTGTGATTTTTTTAGAGAGTTCTATACTATCCCCAAGTTTTGCTTTTTTTATGTTAATTATTACACTCTCTTTAGCATTTGTACGAGTAATAACATCTCTATCTTCATAATCATACTTTATATCTGCAATATTTTTAACATATATCAGTTTATCATCTATTTTTATCTCAGACTCAAGAAGCGTATTTATATCTATATTATCATTTTTACTTTCAACATAATATTTCTGTTTTTTAGAACTAATAGAACCTATGGGATACAGGGAGTATAAACCCATAAGTGCGTCATAGGCTTTCTCGTTTGATATACCATAAGCTATGAGTTTTTGCGGATTTAATGAAATGACAAGTAAAGAGTTATAATCTCCATCAAGAGTCACGCTATAGAGGTTTTTTAATTTTTTAATATCCTCGCTCAAATCTTTTGCAACTTCAATATACTCCATATTTATATTAGAAGATATAGATATATTGATAAGAGGAAAATAACTTTCCAAGATATCAACAGTTGGAATATCCATATCTTTTGGCAAATCTTGTTTTAAATTTTCAATTGAATTTTTTATATTATTAACTATTTGTTGTTTTGAAGTTTTATTTTTTATCTCGGCATTTATATGAAAAGTACCATTTGTAATAATCGTTTGTATATCAGTTAAGTTTTGATTATTTTGTAGAATACTCTCGATATCTTGAACAATTAGTTTATCTAGTATTGTGCTATTTGCGCCGTTATAGTGACCTTTTACACTTATCATATCCTGTGCACTAGGAGGAAACATCTCCTTAGGAATCTTGCTATAAGAAATAAAAGCAAGCAGAAGTAAAAATATAAAAAGTATATGGTTTAGCGATCTGTTTTCAAGACTCATGCTTATAAATTTTTTTATCATTTTGAAATAGTATAAAAATATAGCTTTTATTAATATTAATAATTAATATCATTTTAACCATCGATTAAGTTAAAATAACCTACAATTTTAATTATTATCAATTTTGATTATCAATTTTAATATTAATTTATAAAGGGAAAGAATGAAGAAAATAACAATTAGCGCATCATTAGCATTGTTAATGAGCTATTCTGCTAGTGCAACGGATAATATGAATGCTATCGAAGTCATAAGCATTGCAACTAAAACTCAAAAGAGTATAGACGGGGTTGCAGCCACTGTTGAAGTTATCACACACAAAGAGATAGAAAAGATGGGAGCGGCAAGTCTCAAAGATATTTTAGAGATGACTCCTGGGTTAACTATGCAATATGGAACATTTCCAAGTTCAAGCTCAAAAAGTAAGTCTTCTATCTCTATTCGTGGTATGGGTGCAAATGGAACACTATTTTTACTTGATGGCAGAAGACTCTCGGGAGAAGTTAAAAATCCTTATGATTTAGAGCGTATTCCAGCATCTATTATTCAAAGAATTGAAATTGTAAAAGGACCTATGAGTTCACTTTACGGTGCAGATGCGGTTGGTGGTGTTATCAATATCATTACAAAAAGACCAACTGATAAAATGAAAATTGATGTAGGGGCTAGATATGGTGCGAACAAAGATGGTGATGCACAAAATATCAACCTATCTTTCAGTATTCAAGGTAAAACTGGTGGTTTTGGTTATAGTGTATATGCAGGTTTAACAAAAACCGACCCTTACACTCAAACAGAAGTAGCAGACACTTGGGTCCCCATGGGAAGAAAACCATCTCAAACACCTTTTGCTGTTCTACCAGATATGACAAGTATTAAAGACAACTATGGTGTTGATACAACCTATAGAGAAGAGAGTACTATCTATACTTTAGGCACAAGCCTTTCCTATGATTTTACTTCTACTTTTACAGCAAGAATGGATGTAAACTACTTTAAAGAAGAAAGAGATGGAGTTTATATAGGCTATGCTCATCCATCAAACTTTAAATTTGTTGCAGGACCGAATGCAGGTAAAGATATTCCAACTTGGAATGCTCCGGTTAACTCACATGATGAAAACAACCGTCTTGATTTAAGTGTTGATATTGATTACTCTCCAGTTGAAGACTTAAATATAAAAGCTCGTATTTATAATTCTAGTTATAAAAAAAGAAATACAACAACCCTTAAATATTGGGCTGATTATAACTATGCTAACGAAGATGCTTCTACAAATGCAGCAATGAATGCTGATGTTGATGTTACTGTTTATGAAGCTTCTGCTACATATTTAGCAAGTGAATCGCATCTTCTAATAGGTGGTGCAGAATATCGAAATGAAAAAAGAAAATCTTCTGTATTTAATAATAATATCAGTGTTACAGAGAAAAAAGTTAATTACACATCAGTTTATTTTCAAGATGAGTGGGAAATTACTCAAGAATTTAATACAATTTTTGGTGCTAGGTATGAAGCCATAAGTAATGCTGAGAATAGACCAACATTTCGTGCAGGCGGTATCTATGCCTTTGATAAGTTAGCTAAACTTCGTGTAAATTTCGCACAAGGTTTTCGTACACCAGATATTCGTGAAATGTATATTAATATGAATACACCAAATGGTCCTCAAAAAGGTGCTGATGTAATGGGCTATGATTTAAAACCAGAATCTACTAATGCTTTTGAAGTGGGATTAGGTGGTCGTAATTCTAAGCTTAAATACGATCTTGTAGTTTTTTATAATCAAATAAAAAATAAAATTGAGCAAGTTCAAAGCGGAGCAATCACTACATTTGAAAATGTTTCAGATGCAAACACAAAAGGTATGGAACTATCATTTAATTACCAACTTCTAGAAAACTTAGATAGTAAATTCTTTTGGACTGAACTAAAAACTGAAAATGAAGATACAAAAAAAGATTTAGAATTTAATCCAGAAAGAACTTTTTTACTTGGTTTTGATTATCAAGCTACAAAAACACTCAACT
Coding sequences:
- a CDS encoding efflux RND transporter permease subunit, which gives rise to MIKKFISMSLENRSLNHILFIFLLLLAFISYSKIPKEMFPPSAQDMISVKGHYNGANSTILDKLIVQDIESILQNNQNLTDIQTIITNGTFHINAEIKNKTSKQQIVNNIKNSIENLKQDLPKDMDIPTVDILESYFPLINISISSNINMEYIEVAKDLSEDIKKLKNLYSVTLDGDYNSLLVISLNPQKLIAYGISNEKAYDALMGLYSLYPIGSISSKKQKYYVESKNDNIDINTLLESEIKIDDKLIYVKNIADIKYDYEDRDVITRTNAKESVIINIKKAKLGDSIELSKKITKIISTYQNNYQDIDFKILSDSSFWIKTRLNTIGSNIIIGLTLLFFSIWFFISLKIAIVVILGIPVSFAFGLIGLDFFEGSLNTLSMIGVLLSLGILVDEAIVVSENIHRHSNMGKNIKQACIDGTNEMMPILFASMLTTIIAFLPLTMLSGGLGVFIKIIPLIVIILVISSFVESFIFLPLHYKELSFKFLNDKKNGIRDRMWNKLSGLYVSSLSFFIKRRYIWGFVIIFFTLFTTYNLAKSSVFQLFPEFDAMTINLIGKVKNGAISYTLQEIKELENILIKELDSENVASISMIIGMNSDGRSMHEKGDNLFTLTINLKQKKHEDFFNRVINPIFAPYKEPENSNRTRTLYAKEIQHKIESLIQKHNLKENFLEFSINIPQTGVVKNDVEISLSHKDNKMIKNSLESLQEAIKKIKGVHSIKDDMKYDESKVEITLNTFGNSLGFTQKIIISKVRNFISMQKLSKIVDTNAELIELRIDFSNHDNLYSLYNLSLEVPNQSYNVCLKDIAIVSFSKDITTIKKDDLQKIFTLSASFDKDKISSRVFYKKLKPTIKMIKNSGVEVFIKGEQKTNNQIKKDIFVSLLFALFGILIILTWLFSSLGLSFFALSVIPLSLLGVLIGHKVMGMDISFSSLLGFVGLIGIVINDTLIMLSMIKKSENIGELLQNASLRVRPILLTSITTIVGLSTLIFFASGESLLMQPLAVSIGFGLIYATIINLYYLPILYSFKNKYNNR
- a CDS encoding MotA/TolQ/ExbB proton channel family protein; translation: MIDTTMYTVSQLFLTPTLVLILLMFVYSFIALGSFIYEGISRRKNIMQLNTNGAYPILRHYNADKQISMEKLELFAFKKLENVRNVSRIAPMMGLIATLIPLGPALKALTDGNIQGMSDGLILAFSGVTLGLIAASLTYWIGNIKKRWYADELHIIEVAKAT
- a CDS encoding TonB-dependent receptor — translated: MKKITISASLALLMSYSASATDNMNAIEVISIATKTQKSIDGVAATVEVITHKEIEKMGAASLKDILEMTPGLTMQYGTFPSSSSKSKSSISIRGMGANGTLFLLDGRRLSGEVKNPYDLERIPASIIQRIEIVKGPMSSLYGADAVGGVINIITKRPTDKMKIDVGARYGANKDGDAQNINLSFSIQGKTGGFGYSVYAGLTKTDPYTQTEVADTWVPMGRKPSQTPFAVLPDMTSIKDNYGVDTTYREESTIYTLGTSLSYDFTSTFTARMDVNYFKEERDGVYIGYAHPSNFKFVAGPNAGKDIPTWNAPVNSHDENNRLDLSVDIDYSPVEDLNIKARIYNSSYKKRNTTTLKYWADYNYANEDASTNAAMNADVDVTVYEASATYLASESHLLIGGAEYRNEKRKSSVFNNNISVTEKKVNYTSVYFQDEWEITQEFNTIFGARYEAISNAENRPTFRAGGIYAFDKLAKLRVNFAQGFRTPDIREMYINMNTPNGPQKGADVMGYDLKPESTNAFEVGLGGRNSKLKYDLVVFYNQIKNKIEQVQSGAITTFENVSDANTKGMELSFNYQLLENLDSKFFWTELKTENEDTKKDLEFNPERTFLLGFDYQATKTLNFGVTGKYIGQQHYTQIMNRGAPTQTSDSDAKTDAFTVVDITANYTINKMFEVYGGVNNVNDAKIDDVLGSNVGRYYFAGIRGHF
- a CDS encoding DUF2149 domain-containing protein, whose translation is MAVRLLNDDDDDNNPMNSVINLIDIFLVVIAALLIIISQNPLNPFSSEDVTVIKNAGKKNMEIMVKKGKEIKTFKSTGNIGEGNGKKAGISYKMEDGSFVYVPEKDMKI